In a single window of the Agrobacterium vitis genome:
- a CDS encoding AraC family transcriptional regulator, which yields MSSLHDHGIFKFPQAGVINSSAGRRWQNLGAEVRAHPACELPAICSTQMEITLALQGTPSGIVHRRGDGRFQSTAVRSGTLWFCPIGVQEDCIRITEPLPEILHLYLPEHQFDSIGELTSRPVVSGNIAYLAEVPDEFVRQLCFRVLQEMRYETAAGDLLVEQLSMALALHLLSSYSGNSITTPPTEVNGALSPARRNRVIDYVEENLEDDLTVAELAEVACLSRYHFARSFKAALGQSPSDYVATRRLAHGQKLLDDPRLLLSEVAFRCRFSSQAAFGRAFRRHTGMSPGDYRRHRV from the coding sequence ATGTCGTCACTCCACGACCATGGTATATTCAAATTCCCTCAGGCGGGTGTCATCAACTCTTCTGCGGGCCGGCGGTGGCAAAACCTGGGTGCGGAAGTGCGTGCGCATCCGGCTTGCGAACTGCCCGCCATCTGCAGCACCCAGATGGAGATCACGCTCGCGCTCCAGGGAACGCCCTCCGGCATCGTTCATCGTCGCGGTGACGGGCGATTTCAGTCGACCGCGGTCCGCAGCGGCACCCTCTGGTTCTGCCCTATCGGGGTCCAGGAAGACTGCATCCGCATAACCGAGCCTCTGCCCGAGATCCTGCATCTCTATCTCCCCGAGCATCAGTTTGACTCGATCGGCGAATTGACATCACGGCCTGTGGTTTCAGGCAACATCGCCTACCTCGCTGAAGTGCCCGATGAATTCGTTCGGCAATTGTGTTTCCGAGTCCTACAAGAGATGCGATACGAAACGGCAGCCGGAGACCTGCTTGTCGAGCAACTGTCCATGGCGCTCGCACTCCATCTTCTCTCAAGCTACTCGGGAAACAGCATCACAACACCGCCGACCGAGGTGAACGGCGCCCTGAGCCCAGCCAGGCGCAACCGGGTTATCGACTATGTCGAGGAGAACCTGGAAGATGATTTGACCGTTGCAGAGCTCGCCGAGGTGGCATGCCTCAGCCGCTATCATTTTGCCCGGTCGTTCAAGGCGGCGCTCGGACAGTCGCCATCGGATTATGTGGCCACTCGTCGGCTTGCTCACGGACAAAAGCTTCTCGATGACCCTAGGCTATTGCTTTCGGAGGTCGCCTTCCGTTGCCGTTTTTCCTCGCAGGCTGCTTTCGGGCGCGCGTTCCGACGACACACAGGGATGTCTCCCGGTGACTATCGTCGACACCGGGTGTGA
- a CDS encoding isochorismatase family protein, with protein MRRDHSTFPGQPMLDRTSMNTWEDAAVIADVNRIAKRRIVLCGLWTSVCIVGPALTAIDQGFEVCVIADACGDVSTEAYDRAMERMVQAGASIFSIGGNLRSPSRRSWSR; from the coding sequence GTGCGACGAGATCACAGCACCTTTCCCGGTCAGCCGATGCTCGACCGCACGTCGATGAACACATGGGAAGACGCGGCCGTGATTGCAGACGTCAACCGCATCGCCAAGAGGCGGATCGTGCTTTGCGGCCTTTGGACGAGTGTGTGCATCGTCGGCCCTGCCCTTACGGCGATAGACCAGGGTTTCGAGGTCTGTGTGATTGCCGATGCCTGTGGCGACGTCAGCACGGAAGCGTATGACCGCGCCATGGAACGCATGGTGCAGGCCGGCGCAAGCATATTCTCGATCGGCGGGAACTTACGATCGCCATCGAGGCGGAGTTGGTCGCGGTGA
- a CDS encoding MFS transporter, with protein sequence MSFVLGLLVWHGLLTVEILLGLTLACGKAAANAGPTWPAILPDPVPRAQLRNAVALTSEA encoded by the coding sequence GTGAGCTTCGTTCTAGGACTGCTCGTCTGGCACGGGCTTCTCACCGTAGAGATCCTCCTTGGCCTGACGCTCGCCTGTGGTAAGGCTGCCGCCAATGCCGGGCCGACTTGGCCGGCCATACTCCCCGATCCCGTTCCAAGAGCGCAACTGCGCAACGCAGTGGCGCTCACCTCTGAGGCGTGA
- a CDS encoding response regulator transcription factor yields MACRRTRSPTGDWQIKVHAPRLISVIDDEVEVLRATSSLLRSCGFDVATYSSAEDFLQSQNNGRSACLVSDVQMPGMSGVELYAFLRECKDPVPMIFITAFPETPVCANIDAPVCVLQKPYQAEALIACIERAISMQPQA; encoded by the coding sequence ATGGCATGCAGACGAACCCGGTCCCCGACCGGAGATTGGCAGATCAAGGTGCATGCTCCCAGGCTCATTTCCGTAATCGACGACGAAGTCGAGGTTCTGCGTGCCACCAGCAGCCTTTTGAGATCCTGCGGTTTCGACGTTGCGACCTATTCTTCCGCCGAAGATTTTCTTCAATCGCAGAATAATGGTCGCTCGGCCTGTCTCGTCTCGGACGTGCAGATGCCCGGTATGAGTGGTGTCGAGCTCTATGCTTTCCTGAGGGAGTGCAAGGATCCCGTGCCGATGATCTTCATCACGGCCTTTCCCGAGACGCCGGTGTGTGCGAACATCGATGCGCCGGTCTGCGTCCTGCAGAAGCCCTATCAAGCGGAAGCACTGATCGCCTGCATAGAACGGGCCATTAGCATGCAGCCGCAGGCTTAA
- a CDS encoding response regulator transcription factor has protein sequence MSVSPLVLVVDDEHIVRTSVDSLLRSVGYRVKCYATPLDLCRDKEGLEEADCLILDVRLPFTSGLDFQKKLSEMGSEIPIVFVTGHGDIPMSVRAMKAGAVDFLPKPFRDQDMLDAVAAACLTRAVVKGETKIEAELQERFSSLTPRERQIMEMATSGLMNKQIAGELELSEITVKIHRGKIMRKMMAKTFADLVKMSEAIARNQGTSASR, from the coding sequence ATGTCCGTGAGCCCTCTCGTTCTCGTTGTGGATGACGAGCACATCGTCCGCACTTCCGTCGATAGCCTTCTGCGTTCGGTTGGCTACCGCGTGAAATGTTATGCGACGCCGCTGGATCTTTGCCGGGACAAGGAAGGCTTGGAAGAAGCCGACTGCTTGATCCTGGACGTCAGGCTTCCGTTCACCAGCGGCCTCGATTTTCAAAAGAAACTTTCGGAGATGGGCAGCGAGATACCGATCGTCTTCGTCACCGGCCACGGTGATATCCCGATGTCGGTTCGCGCGATGAAGGCAGGTGCAGTGGACTTCCTGCCAAAACCGTTTCGCGATCAGGACATGCTCGACGCGGTCGCTGCCGCCTGTCTGACGCGGGCCGTGGTCAAGGGAGAGACGAAGATTGAAGCGGAGCTGCAGGAGCGTTTCTCGTCGTTGACCCCGCGCGAACGGCAGATCATGGAAATGGCGACCAGCGGATTGATGAACAAGCAAATCGCCGGCGAACTTGAGTTAAGCGAGATTACCGTGAAGATCCATCGGGGCAAGATCATGCGCAAGATGATGGCCAAGACCTTTGCCGATCTCGTTAAGATGTCCGAGGCCATTGCGCGAAATCAGGGCACGTCGGCCAGTCGATAA
- a CDS encoding helix-turn-helix transcriptional regulator, translated as MGLVMSAHPFQIDDRIHRTQHGAASMASQHIQVTQLLAHAVSLVEKDEEGAIDLIKRASALFGNLFGDLDISNEPEPSARGSLAPWQAERVKQHIDKECARRINNDDLARITRLSTGYFSAAFRASFGTTPHDYISRRRIDHAKQLMLTTDTPLCEIAIACGFADQSHFCRVFRRITGQTPAAWRRNSRVA; from the coding sequence ATGGGGCTTGTCATGTCAGCACATCCGTTTCAGATCGACGATCGTATTCACCGAACGCAGCACGGCGCTGCTTCCATGGCTTCACAACACATCCAGGTCACACAGCTACTGGCTCACGCCGTATCGCTTGTCGAGAAGGACGAAGAAGGCGCCATAGACCTCATCAAGAGAGCCTCGGCACTTTTTGGCAACCTCTTTGGCGACCTGGACATCTCGAACGAGCCTGAGCCATCGGCGCGAGGCAGCTTGGCCCCGTGGCAGGCGGAGCGGGTGAAGCAGCATATCGACAAAGAGTGTGCCCGACGGATCAACAATGACGATCTCGCCCGGATCACACGCCTGAGCACAGGCTATTTCTCCGCCGCCTTTCGCGCCAGTTTCGGAACCACGCCGCACGACTATATATCACGGAGGCGCATCGATCATGCAAAGCAGTTGATGCTCACCACCGACACGCCGCTTTGCGAAATCGCGATCGCTTGCGGCTTTGCCGACCAGTCGCATTTCTGCCGCGTCTTCCGCCGCATCACGGGCCAGACACCAGCCGCCTGGCGGCGGAACAGTCGGGTCGCGTGA
- a CDS encoding alpha/beta hydrolase: protein MAPCHQVAAGKGDRCRRGAESDDVVATRRVLDSIKGPVVLVGHSWGGTVITEAGNDPNVRALVYVAAFAPDAGQSTGDQVGAHEAPPGLTGVTDIGNGKLMMSVESWISNVAQDLPEGEARLLAAVQTPLGLPTFNDKVTQTAWSDRSTFYVVSTEDRAVSVELQRELAIKMTAKTTELHASHMSLLSAPAALAEVIYGAVMDVSI, encoded by the coding sequence CTGGCGCCGTGTCATCAGGTTGCTGCTGGAAAAGGGGATCGATGTCGTCGCGGTGCAGAATCCGACGACGTCGTCGCGACGCGGCGGGTCCTCGACTCCATCAAGGGGCCGGTCGTACTGGTCGGACATAGCTGGGGTGGGACCGTTATCACCGAAGCAGGTAACGATCCGAATGTAAGAGCCCTGGTTTACGTCGCTGCCTTCGCCCCGGATGCTGGACAATCAACCGGTGATCAGGTGGGCGCGCATGAAGCCCCTCCCGGCCTGACTGGCGTGACTGACATCGGCAATGGAAAGCTCATGATGAGTGTCGAAAGCTGGATCAGCAACGTCGCTCAGGATCTTCCGGAAGGCGAGGCAAGACTTCTCGCCGCTGTGCAGACACCGCTTGGCCTTCCGACGTTCAATGACAAGGTCACCCAAACGGCCTGGTCAGACAGATCCACGTTCTATGTCGTTTCCACCGAAGATCGCGCGGTGAGCGTTGAGTTGCAACGTGAGCTGGCTATCAAAATGACGGCTAAGACAACGGAGCTTCACGCAAGCCACATGTCGTTGCTGTCGGCGCCAGCAGCATTGGCGGAGGTCATCTACGGGGCGGTGATGGACGTTTCCATCTAG
- a CDS encoding hydrolase has protein sequence MSKLEVLTPANSQLIFIDQQPQMAFGVQSIDRQVLKNNVVGLAKAGKIFNIPTTITTVETQSFSGHTFPELLAVFPENDILERTSMNSWDDQNVRDALDRNAAQGRKKIVVSGLWTEVCNTTFALSALNDRPDFEIYMVADASGGTTADGHKYAMDRMVQAGIVPVTWQQVLLEWQRDWARKETYDAVTTLVKEHSGAYGMGVDYAYTMVHGATERVTHGKRIGPNPAK, from the coding sequence ATGTCCAAGCTCGAAGTCCTGACCCCCGCCAACAGCCAGCTCATTTTCATCGACCAGCAGCCGCAGATGGCGTTCGGCGTGCAGTCGATCGACCGGCAGGTTCTGAAAAACAATGTCGTTGGCCTGGCCAAGGCCGGAAAGATCTTCAATATTCCGACCACGATTACGACTGTTGAAACACAATCTTTTTCCGGCCACACATTCCCAGAACTGCTGGCCGTCTTCCCGGAAAACGACATTCTCGAGCGCACCTCGATGAACTCCTGGGATGACCAGAATGTCCGCGATGCGCTCGACCGCAACGCCGCCCAGGGTCGCAAGAAGATCGTCGTTTCCGGCCTTTGGACGGAAGTCTGCAACACCACCTTCGCATTGTCGGCACTAAACGACCGCCCGGACTTTGAGATCTACATGGTCGCGGATGCCTCGGGCGGCACCACCGCAGACGGCCACAAATATGCCATGGACCGCATGGTGCAGGCCGGTATCGTTCCGGTCACCTGGCAGCAGGTTCTGCTCGAATGGCAGCGCGACTGGGCCCGCAAGGAAACCTATGACGCCGTCACCACGCTGGTGAAGGAGCATTCCGGCGCCTACGGGATGGGCGTGGACTACGCCTATACCATGGTCCACGGCGCAACCGAGCGCGTCACCCATGGCAAGCGCATCGGCCCGAACCCCGCAAAGTAA
- a CDS encoding XapX domain-containing protein, with product MKLYLMSLGAGLLVGIVYSLLQVRSPAPPIIALVGLFGILLGEQVVPFAKILWAKEPAAVSWLNHIKPHMFGHLPTGKIAAVKAADRQPSQEQQS from the coding sequence ATGAAACTCTATCTAATGTCTCTCGGTGCAGGCCTGCTGGTCGGGATTGTCTACAGCCTGCTGCAGGTGCGCTCCCCCGCGCCACCAATCATTGCCCTTGTCGGTCTTTTCGGCATTCTACTGGGCGAACAGGTCGTGCCCTTCGCGAAAATTCTCTGGGCCAAGGAACCGGCAGCCGTCTCCTGGCTGAACCATATCAAGCCGCATATGTTCGGACACCTGCCTACAGGCAAGATCGCTGCCGTAAAAGCTGCAGATCGACAGCCGTCTCAAGAACAGCAGAGCTAA
- a CDS encoding amidohydrolase: MFADLILLNGRITTLDRTKPTATAVAIKDGMFMRVGDDKEIAALGGPETKIVDLKGKRVLPGLIDNHTHVVRGGLNFNMELRWDGVRSLADAMDILKRQVAITPAPQWVRVVGGFTEHQFVEKRLPTIEEINTVAPETPVFLLHLYDRALLNGAALRAVGYTRDTPNPPGGEITRDAQGNPTGMLLAKPNAGILYSTLAKGPKLPFDYQVNSTRHFMRELNRLGITGVIDAGGGFQNYPDDYEVIQKLADEGQMTVRLAYNLFTQKPKQEKEDFLNWTASVKYKQGTDYFRHNGAGEMLVFSAADFEDFRQPRPEMAPEMEGELEEVVRVLAENRWPWRLHATYDETITRALDVFEKVNRDIPLEGLNWFFDHAETISERSIDRIAALGGGIATQHRMAYQGEYFVERYGHGVAEATPPIRRMLEKGVNVSAGTDATRVASYNPWVSLSWMVTGKTVGGMQLYPRANCLDRETALRMWTEKVTWFSNEEGKKGRIEKGQFADLIVPDKDFFSCAEDEISFLTSELTMVGGKVVYGAGDFAKLDENPVPPAMPDWSPVRKFGGYAAWGEPDGAGRHSLRRKAIVSCGCASDCNVHGHDHAGAWTSKLPIKDLQGFFGALGCSCWAV, translated from the coding sequence ATGTTTGCCGATCTCATTCTTCTCAATGGCCGCATCACCACTCTCGACCGCACCAAACCCACCGCCACTGCCGTTGCCATCAAGGACGGAATGTTCATGCGGGTGGGCGATGACAAGGAGATTGCCGCCCTTGGCGGGCCGGAGACGAAGATTGTCGATCTCAAGGGCAAGCGCGTCCTACCCGGCCTGATCGATAACCACACCCATGTCGTCCGGGGTGGTTTGAACTTCAACATGGAACTGCGCTGGGATGGCGTGCGCAGTCTGGCCGACGCCATGGACATACTGAAGCGGCAGGTGGCAATCACACCTGCACCGCAATGGGTGCGCGTCGTTGGGGGCTTTACCGAGCATCAATTCGTCGAAAAGCGCCTGCCCACGATTGAAGAGATCAATACGGTTGCGCCGGAGACGCCCGTCTTCCTGCTCCATCTCTATGACCGCGCGCTGCTGAACGGAGCCGCCCTTCGTGCAGTCGGTTATACGCGAGACACACCGAACCCGCCGGGTGGCGAAATCACGCGCGACGCCCAGGGCAATCCCACCGGCATGCTGCTGGCCAAGCCCAATGCAGGTATTCTTTATTCGACCTTGGCCAAGGGGCCAAAGCTGCCTTTCGATTACCAGGTCAACTCCACCCGCCATTTCATGCGCGAACTGAACCGTCTTGGCATCACCGGCGTCATAGATGCGGGCGGCGGCTTCCAGAACTATCCCGACGATTACGAAGTTATCCAGAAACTGGCCGATGAGGGCCAGATGACGGTGCGTCTTGCCTATAACCTCTTCACGCAGAAGCCGAAGCAGGAAAAAGAAGACTTCCTCAACTGGACCGCTTCGGTCAAATACAAGCAGGGCACCGATTATTTTCGCCACAACGGAGCCGGCGAGATGCTGGTGTTTTCCGCCGCCGATTTTGAGGATTTCCGCCAGCCGCGGCCGGAGATGGCACCGGAGATGGAAGGCGAGCTGGAAGAGGTCGTGCGCGTCCTTGCCGAGAACCGCTGGCCCTGGCGTCTGCACGCGACCTATGACGAGACCATCACCCGAGCGCTTGACGTCTTCGAGAAGGTCAACAGGGACATTCCGCTGGAGGGGCTGAACTGGTTCTTCGACCATGCAGAAACGATTTCCGAACGCTCCATCGACCGCATTGCCGCGCTCGGCGGCGGCATCGCGACCCAGCACCGTATGGCCTATCAGGGGGAGTATTTCGTAGAGCGCTATGGCCATGGCGTGGCGGAAGCCACCCCGCCCATCCGCCGCATGCTGGAGAAAGGTGTCAATGTTTCTGCCGGAACGGATGCAACACGCGTCGCCTCCTATAATCCGTGGGTGTCACTGTCCTGGATGGTGACCGGCAAGACAGTCGGCGGCATGCAGCTTTATCCCCGCGCCAATTGCCTGGATCGCGAAACGGCGCTGCGCATGTGGACGGAAAAGGTAACGTGGTTCTCCAACGAAGAGGGCAAGAAAGGCCGGATCGAGAAGGGACAGTTTGCCGACTTGATCGTCCCGGACAAGGACTTCTTCTCTTGCGCGGAAGACGAAATCTCTTTCCTCACCTCCGAACTGACCATGGTTGGCGGCAAGGTCGTCTACGGCGCCGGTGATTTTGCGAAACTCGATGAGAACCCTGTCCCGCCGGCCATGCCGGACTGGTCGCCGGTGCGCAAATTCGGCGGTTACGCCGCCTGGGGCGAGCCGGACGGCGCTGGACGCCATTCCCTGCGCCGCAAGGCTATCGTTTCCTGCGGCTGCGCCAGTGACTGTAATGTCCATGGACACGATCATGCCGGTGCCTGGACCTCGAAGCTCCCAATCAAGGATCTCCAAGGCTTCTTCGGCGCCCTCGGCTGCTCGTGCTGGGCGGTTTGA
- a CDS encoding DoxX family protein, which yields MSSPTLSNRHGGVFRNLLTRPPLKTLALVALCAAYIQGPITKIADFQGAIAEMEHFGLTPPAAFAVVVILFELTASAMVITGYFRWLAALALAGFTLQATLIALRFWELAPGMDRMMATNAFFEHLGLAGAFVLVAISDLAKGSKP from the coding sequence ATGTCTTCCCCTACCCTTTCCAATCGGCATGGCGGTGTTTTCCGGAACTTGCTGACCCGGCCCCCATTGAAGACCCTGGCCCTCGTGGCCCTTTGCGCCGCTTACATTCAGGGCCCAATCACCAAGATTGCTGATTTTCAGGGTGCGATTGCTGAAATGGAACATTTCGGCCTGACCCCGCCGGCAGCATTTGCAGTGGTGGTCATCCTGTTCGAACTCACCGCTTCGGCCATGGTCATCACCGGCTACTTCCGCTGGCTGGCCGCGCTCGCCCTTGCGGGCTTCACCCTGCAGGCCACGCTGATTGCCCTGCGCTTCTGGGAGCTCGCTCCTGGGATGGACCGGATGATGGCGACCAACGCCTTTTTTGAACATCTCGGACTGGCCGGTGCATTCGTGCTCGTTGCCATCTCCGATCTTGCGAAAGGATCCAAGCCATGA